In a genomic window of Paraburkholderia phenazinium:
- a CDS encoding chemotaxis protein CheW has product MAHGAIENTGVLTLIDDCWNRIGTRGDGSCPKLAEHSRCLNCPVFEQAAARLLDRPVDDAELAQSAMATPNAQSREHTASTRETPDAGDAVETATESALVFRIADEWLGLPTAALRQVDDIRPIHSLPHRRNRVVLGLVNIRGALTVAASLGELLHLDRTAVSGKYTSSNGYARMLVAAHRGEPVAFPVDEVEGVVRFAASALLPVPTTLAHAGASHARGVLAWRDRSVGLLDTDRVFESLARSLR; this is encoded by the coding sequence ATGGCACACGGCGCCATTGAGAATACGGGCGTGCTCACGCTCATCGACGATTGCTGGAATCGCATCGGCACGCGCGGCGACGGCTCGTGCCCAAAGCTCGCGGAACATTCGCGCTGCCTGAACTGTCCCGTGTTCGAACAGGCCGCGGCGCGGCTGCTCGACCGGCCGGTAGACGATGCGGAGCTCGCCCAGTCCGCTATGGCGACGCCGAATGCGCAGTCCCGCGAGCACACCGCAAGCACTCGCGAAACACCGGACGCCGGCGACGCAGTTGAAACCGCAACCGAATCCGCACTGGTGTTTCGGATTGCCGACGAATGGCTCGGACTGCCGACCGCGGCGCTGCGCCAGGTGGACGACATCCGCCCGATCCATTCCCTGCCGCATCGGCGCAACCGGGTCGTGCTCGGCCTCGTCAACATTCGCGGTGCGCTGACGGTAGCCGCCTCGCTCGGCGAGCTTCTGCATCTGGATCGCACGGCGGTGAGCGGCAAGTACACCTCGAGCAACGGCTACGCGCGCATGCTGGTCGCCGCCCATCGCGGCGAGCCGGTGGCCTTTCCGGTGGACGAAGTCGAAGGCGTCGTGCGCTTTGCCGCGAGCGCGCTGCTGCCGGTGCCCACCACCCTCGCGCACGCCGGCGCCTCGCATGCGCGCGGCGTGCTGGCATGGCGCGACCGCTCGGTCGGCCTGCTCGACACCGACCGTGTCTTCGAGTCGCTTGCCCGGAGTCTGCGATGA
- a CDS encoding CheR family methyltransferase, translating into MNATDPCFETWLSHETGIDAHSLGINALERAVLERVRTTQAASPAADLAEGAVGAYWQHLNDSPDERLALVETLVVPETWFFRDREAFVALARLANEKLARDPARVLRVLSVPCSSGEEPYSAAMALLDVGIGAERFTIDAMDISARAIELAQKAVYGRNSFRGGEFGFRERHFSPRDGGWVLNERIQQTVRFAQANLFEPAQPASARYDFIFCRNVLIYFHREAQDRAIHLLDARLAEGGTIFVGPAETGLMMRHTLSSARIPLAFAFQRTPPEETSTRSFALFGKVPDAAAASALHRVYGTLKPAEAPAVPFVSVPSAASGAFVSVVSATAAEVAPASTMEAKPAAPGQRTATPAHANAHAPTHARPPAHAHPHTHAHAKSAGVAAPAASLVEARRLADAGQFDKAEHEAQKFVIVNGTDAEAFYLLGLIADARGRTADASDYYRKALYLAPAHYEALTHLAALLDMTGDSAGAQHLMRRAQRAAAKMPTMADAPLNPPRGAHGTRRH; encoded by the coding sequence ATGAACGCCACGGACCCCTGCTTTGAAACCTGGCTCTCCCACGAGACAGGGATCGACGCGCACTCGCTCGGCATCAACGCCCTCGAGCGGGCCGTGCTGGAACGCGTGCGCACAACGCAGGCGGCGTCTCCGGCCGCGGACCTGGCCGAGGGTGCGGTGGGTGCTTACTGGCAGCACCTCAACGACTCGCCGGATGAACGGCTCGCACTGGTCGAGACGCTGGTGGTCCCCGAGACCTGGTTCTTTCGCGACCGCGAGGCCTTTGTCGCACTGGCGCGCCTCGCCAATGAAAAGCTGGCGCGCGATCCGGCTCGCGTACTGCGCGTGCTGAGCGTGCCTTGCTCGAGCGGCGAGGAACCGTACTCGGCGGCGATGGCCCTGCTCGACGTGGGGATCGGCGCGGAGCGCTTCACCATTGACGCCATGGACATCAGCGCGCGCGCCATCGAACTGGCGCAGAAGGCGGTCTATGGACGCAATTCGTTTCGCGGCGGCGAGTTCGGCTTCCGCGAACGCCACTTCAGCCCGCGCGACGGCGGGTGGGTGCTGAACGAACGCATCCAGCAGACCGTGCGCTTTGCGCAGGCGAATCTGTTCGAACCCGCGCAGCCTGCCTCCGCACGCTATGACTTCATTTTTTGCCGCAACGTGCTGATCTATTTCCATAGGGAGGCTCAGGATCGCGCGATTCATTTGCTCGATGCCCGTCTGGCCGAAGGCGGGACGATTTTCGTCGGTCCGGCGGAAACCGGCTTGATGATGCGTCATACGCTGAGTTCGGCGCGCATTCCGCTGGCGTTCGCGTTTCAGCGCACGCCGCCTGAAGAGACGAGCACGCGCAGCTTCGCGTTGTTTGGGAAGGTGCCGGATGCGGCTGCGGCCTCCGCGCTTCACCGTGTCTATGGGACGCTCAAGCCCGCAGAGGCGCCCGCTGTTCCGTTCGTGTCTGTGCCTTCGGCGGCGTCCGGCGCTTTTGTGTCCGTAGTTTCCGCGACCGCTGCGGAGGTTGCGCCCGCTTCGACAATGGAAGCTAAACCCGCTGCGCCGGGGCAACGCACGGCGACACCTGCGCACGCCAACGCGCATGCGCCTACCCATGCCCGCCCGCCAGCGCATGCCCACCCGCATACCCACGCCCACGCGAAATCTGCCGGCGTCGCCGCACCCGCCGCGTCGCTCGTCGAAGCCCGCCGTCTCGCCGACGCCGGACAATTCGACAAGGCCGAACACGAGGCGCAGAAGTTCGTGATCGTGAACGGTACGGACGCGGAGGCCTTTTATCTGCTCGGCCTGATCGCCGATGCGCGCGGCCGCACCGCCGACGCGAGCGACTATTACCGCAAGGCGCTCTATCTCGCGCCGGCTCACTACGAGGCACTTACGCATCTTGCAGCGCTGCTCGACATGACCGGCGACAGCGCCGGCGCCCAGCACCTCATGCGACGCGCCCAGCGCGCCGCGGCAAAGATGCCCACCATGGCGGACGCCCCCTTGAACCCACCGCGAGGCGCGCATGGCACACGGCGCCATTGA
- a CDS encoding chemotaxis protein CheW, translated as MLFLLFDLDGDRYALDAAAIAEVLALAPTKSIPGAPAWVAGMFERHGEAVPVIDVSQLALGRPARQLRSTRLVLVRYRPDDAAAQTGTQDNGGEPARLLGLIVERATQTRRIERAQFLDSGIATPHARWLGPVANDGMGLVQWVEVQHMLSDEVKALLFPQAADAQPPAYS; from the coding sequence ATGCTCTTCCTCCTGTTCGATCTGGACGGCGACCGCTACGCGCTTGATGCGGCGGCGATCGCCGAGGTGCTGGCGCTCGCACCCACCAAGTCGATTCCCGGCGCACCGGCGTGGGTCGCCGGGATGTTCGAGCGGCATGGCGAGGCCGTGCCCGTGATCGACGTGTCGCAACTCGCGCTCGGACGCCCCGCCCGCCAGCTTCGCTCGACGCGCCTCGTGCTGGTCCGCTACAGGCCGGACGACGCGGCGGCGCAAACGGGCACGCAAGACAATGGCGGCGAGCCCGCGCGTCTGCTCGGCCTGATCGTGGAGCGCGCCACGCAGACGCGGCGTATCGAGCGCGCGCAGTTTCTCGACAGCGGCATCGCCACACCGCATGCCCGCTGGCTTGGACCGGTCGCCAACGACGGCATGGGTCTCGTGCAATGGGTCGAGGTACAGCACATGCTGAGCGACGAAGTCAAAGCCCTGCTGTTCCCGCAAGCGGCTGACGCGCAACCGCCGGCCTACTCGTGA
- a CDS encoding methyl-accepting chemotaxis protein, protein MATVTPRTNNANLSGMFSSGRLTLGARIVLSFGALFLLMLAMAVISYTRLRNIDDEALSLRHDSVPGLYYATALRAAANEGYATLERAVFVDPDAASTTADLDHLPDAQRAFDKVAADYQGTVFRDDDRERFNTFKAAYDQYLALFNTAASQARSSKAAAQASFIQLTPAWNSVIRNANVLVAENHTQADDSAELIRSSVTGTEVTLATALGIVLLVALVTGYTLFKAVTVPMTRLVEVLDIMRTGNLAQRLNLRRSDEFGTLENGFNRMAEELTSLVSQAQKSSLQVTTSVTEIAATSKEQQATASETAATTTEIGATSREIFATSRDLLRTMNEVAGVAEQSATLAGASQSGLTRMEDTMRSVMEAAGSVNAKLSILNEKAVNINQVVATITKVADQTNLLSLNAAIEAEKAGEYGRGFAVVATEIRRLADQTAVATYDIEQTVKEIQSAVSAGVMGMDKFSEEVRRGMRDVQQVGGQLSQIINEVQTLAPRFQLVNEGMQTQATSAEQITQALSQLSEAAQQTAESLRQSSQAIDDLTLVANQLRTGVSRFKIDA, encoded by the coding sequence ATGGCCACTGTCACGCCACGCACGAACAACGCAAACCTGTCGGGCATGTTCAGCAGCGGCCGGCTCACCCTCGGCGCACGTATCGTGCTGAGCTTCGGCGCGCTCTTTCTGCTGATGCTCGCGATGGCCGTGATTTCATACACGCGGCTGCGCAACATCGACGACGAGGCGCTCAGCCTGCGCCACGATTCGGTGCCGGGCCTCTACTACGCCACCGCGCTGCGCGCCGCCGCGAACGAAGGCTACGCGACGCTCGAGCGGGCCGTTTTCGTCGATCCCGACGCGGCCAGCACGACAGCCGACCTCGACCACCTGCCGGACGCCCAGCGCGCTTTCGACAAGGTCGCGGCCGACTATCAGGGCACGGTGTTTCGCGACGACGACCGCGAACGCTTCAACACCTTCAAGGCCGCCTACGACCAGTATCTGGCGCTCTTCAACACCGCTGCGAGCCAGGCCCGCAGTTCGAAGGCCGCGGCACAAGCCAGCTTTATCCAGTTGACGCCCGCGTGGAACAGCGTGATTCGCAACGCCAACGTGCTGGTCGCGGAAAACCACACCCAGGCCGACGACTCGGCGGAGTTGATCCGCTCCTCGGTGACCGGCACCGAGGTCACGCTCGCCACCGCACTTGGGATCGTACTGCTGGTCGCGCTCGTCACCGGTTACACGCTATTCAAGGCAGTCACGGTGCCGATGACGCGGCTCGTCGAAGTGCTCGACATCATGCGTACCGGCAATCTGGCGCAACGGCTAAACCTGCGCCGCAGCGACGAATTCGGCACGCTGGAGAACGGCTTCAACCGGATGGCCGAGGAATTGACGAGCCTCGTATCGCAAGCGCAAAAGTCCTCGCTGCAGGTGACCACCTCGGTGACGGAGATTGCCGCGACCTCCAAGGAACAGCAGGCCACCGCGAGCGAAACAGCGGCGACCACCACGGAGATCGGCGCCACGTCCCGCGAAATCTTCGCTACCTCGCGCGATCTGCTGCGCACCATGAACGAAGTGGCGGGCGTCGCCGAACAGTCGGCCACGCTGGCGGGCGCGAGCCAAAGCGGCCTCACGCGCATGGAAGACACGATGCGCAGCGTGATGGAAGCAGCCGGCTCGGTCAACGCCAAGCTGTCGATCCTCAACGAGAAGGCCGTCAATATCAATCAGGTGGTCGCCACCATTACCAAGGTGGCCGATCAGACCAACCTGTTGTCGCTGAACGCCGCCATCGAAGCTGAAAAAGCCGGCGAATACGGCCGCGGGTTCGCCGTGGTCGCCACCGAAATCCGCCGTCTCGCGGACCAGACCGCCGTGGCGACCTACGACATCGAGCAGACCGTCAAGGAAATCCAGTCGGCGGTATCCGCCGGCGTGATGGGCATGGATAAGTTCTCCGAAGAAGTGCGCCGCGGCATGCGCGACGTGCAGCAGGTGGGCGGCCAGCTTTCGCAGATCATCAATGAAGTGCAGACGCTCGCGCCGCGCTTCCAACTGGTCAACGAGGGCATGCAGACGCAAGCCACCAGCGCCGAGCAGATCACCCAGGCGCTCTCGCAACTGTCCGAGGCGGCCCAGCAGACGGCGGAGTCGCTGCGCCAGTCGTCGCAGGCAATCGACGACCTCACGCTGGTCGCCAATCAGTTGCGCACCGGCGTGTCGCGCTTCAAGATCGACGCGTGA
- a CDS encoding porin — MNIRLPAAVMLICLAPAAHADSSVTLYGILDEFVQVVNTGSGYTGALGSSGQWASRFGLRGTEDIGGGNHINFDLQNGFNPNDGTLASPGSLFNRAAWVGLSGGWGELRAGRQNSPVFNDQGGLDAFGASTQASGFSNLMTYTVRTSNTVSYTSPTLAGLQFSLYTGLGDAGGFRSPGSSYQGDVTYSHGPVAAVFAAQAVKSADGSATDRTEEAGLSYQIGKTTLYAGWSGSKWADIDLDVNVYGASALYQFTPSSALAFGYTYLHDETGQGNNASQVAALYTYTLSRRTTVYSALSFLQNRGQAEYRLAGSANAGLPLAYPGADARGFQLGIVQRF, encoded by the coding sequence ATGAACATTCGCCTGCCGGCCGCTGTAATGCTGATTTGCCTTGCACCCGCCGCGCACGCGGACTCGAGCGTCACCCTGTATGGCATCCTGGACGAATTCGTCCAGGTGGTGAACACGGGCAGCGGCTATACCGGAGCGCTGGGTTCGTCTGGACAGTGGGCGAGCCGATTCGGTCTGCGCGGCACCGAGGATATTGGCGGCGGCAATCACATCAACTTCGATTTGCAGAATGGCTTTAATCCTAACGACGGTACGCTTGCCTCGCCGGGCAGCCTGTTCAATCGCGCCGCCTGGGTTGGCCTATCGGGAGGATGGGGCGAACTGCGCGCCGGCCGTCAGAACTCGCCGGTGTTCAACGACCAGGGCGGCCTCGACGCGTTCGGCGCCTCGACCCAGGCGTCCGGTTTCAGCAACCTGATGACCTACACGGTGCGCACGAGCAACACGGTTTCATACACATCGCCGACGCTGGCCGGCTTGCAGTTCAGCCTCTACACGGGTCTCGGCGATGCGGGCGGGTTCCGCTCGCCGGGTTCGAGCTATCAGGGTGATGTCACGTACTCGCATGGACCGGTCGCGGCCGTGTTCGCCGCGCAAGCGGTGAAGAGTGCGGACGGCAGCGCGACGGACCGGACCGAGGAGGCGGGGCTGTCGTATCAGATCGGCAAGACGACGCTTTACGCAGGGTGGAGCGGTTCGAAGTGGGCCGATATCGATCTGGATGTGAACGTGTACGGCGCATCGGCGCTGTATCAGTTCACGCCGTCGAGCGCCCTCGCATTCGGCTATACCTATCTGCACGACGAGACGGGACAGGGCAACAACGCGAGCCAGGTGGCAGCGCTCTACACGTATACGCTCTCCCGACGCACCACGGTGTACAGCGCGTTGTCGTTCCTGCAAAACCGTGGTCAGGCGGAATACCGGCTGGCGGGCTCGGCCAATGCCGGACTGCCGCTTGCGTACCCCGGCGCGGATGCGCGTGGGTTTCAGTTGGGCATCGTGCAGCGTTTTTGA
- a CDS encoding GntR family transcriptional regulator, whose amino-acid sequence MVKRAVKSAEVGRSKAHMVAATIEQEILSGRLPFGQQLESEHELVERFAVSRNTVRKGLDLLTNGGLITRKGGIGSFVTFNGQTIDGTLGWTTAIEQAEGGAQTRLLQIALVEDETLAQELKLKRSTFVAIDRMRVIGAEAQCISLERSRLPFSEELAALPLQGLVGGSLNRTLIEHGMVPHHGEQWAEVVGLDAADARLLKRRAGTSFLRSRRLTRDRDDRIIEYVVSLLDPAFFALHLEF is encoded by the coding sequence ATGGTGAAACGGGCAGTAAAGAGCGCGGAAGTCGGGCGCTCGAAGGCGCATATGGTGGCCGCCACGATCGAGCAGGAGATTCTGAGCGGACGCCTGCCGTTCGGTCAGCAACTGGAAAGCGAGCACGAACTGGTCGAGCGCTTCGCGGTGAGCCGCAACACCGTGCGCAAGGGACTCGACCTGCTGACGAACGGCGGGCTGATTACGCGCAAAGGCGGCATCGGGTCGTTCGTGACGTTCAACGGCCAGACGATCGACGGCACGCTTGGCTGGACCACGGCGATCGAACAGGCGGAGGGTGGGGCGCAGACCCGCCTGCTGCAGATTGCGCTGGTCGAAGACGAGACGCTTGCGCAGGAACTGAAGCTCAAGCGTTCGACGTTTGTGGCGATCGACCGCATGCGCGTTATCGGCGCCGAGGCGCAATGCATCTCGCTCGAGCGCAGCCGTCTGCCGTTCAGCGAAGAGCTGGCTGCGCTGCCGTTGCAAGGGCTGGTAGGCGGATCGTTGAACCGCACGCTGATCGAGCACGGCATGGTGCCGCATCACGGCGAGCAGTGGGCCGAAGTGGTCGGGCTCGATGCGGCCGATGCGCGCCTGCTCAAGCGTCGCGCCGGCACATCGTTTCTGCGTTCGCGACGGCTCACGCGCGACCGTGACGACCGCATCATCGAGTACGTCGTGAGCTTGCTGGATCCGGCGTTTTTTGCACTACATCTGGAATTCTGA
- a CDS encoding ADP-ribosylglycohydrolase family protein has product MSSFSHLTHPEWTDRARGAFYGLALGDAYGMPTQSLSRERIAEQFGRIDKLESAFADQPIAPNLPAGSITDDTEQAVLVAELLVEGDGTIEPKAFAHALMEWEASMKARGSLDLLGPSTKQAIERIAAGENPLRTGRFGTTNGAAMRVTPVGIAFDLRQREAFIDAVLQSCVVTHHTTLGIASAAAVAAAVSAGVNGASLAAALEAGIDMAEQAASRGFWVAGGRIAPRLRHARELIRGCAEHDVAELIYDVIGTSVASQESVVATFALAFDAERRGGSIEAALGAAASLGGDTDTIAAMLGAILGACSGYDALPAGPVATIRRVNALDLDPLVDRLLGLRARTD; this is encoded by the coding sequence ATGTCTTCGTTTTCGCATTTGACTCACCCCGAATGGACGGATCGTGCGCGTGGCGCGTTTTATGGCCTTGCCCTCGGTGACGCGTATGGCATGCCGACGCAGTCGCTCAGCCGCGAGCGGATCGCCGAACAGTTTGGACGCATCGACAAGCTGGAGAGCGCGTTCGCCGACCAGCCTATCGCCCCGAATCTGCCGGCCGGCTCGATTACCGACGACACCGAGCAGGCGGTGCTGGTTGCCGAGCTTCTGGTGGAGGGGGACGGCACGATCGAGCCGAAGGCGTTCGCGCATGCGTTGATGGAGTGGGAGGCGTCGATGAAGGCGCGCGGCTCGCTCGACCTGCTGGGTCCCTCCACCAAACAGGCGATCGAGCGCATCGCCGCTGGTGAAAATCCGTTGCGCACAGGGCGCTTCGGCACCACCAACGGCGCGGCGATGCGTGTGACGCCGGTGGGGATTGCGTTCGATCTGAGGCAGCGAGAGGCGTTTATCGATGCTGTGTTGCAGTCGTGTGTCGTCACGCACCACACCACGCTCGGTATTGCGAGCGCGGCGGCGGTGGCCGCCGCGGTGTCGGCGGGCGTGAACGGCGCGAGCCTGGCTGCGGCACTCGAAGCGGGGATCGACATGGCGGAGCAGGCGGCGAGCCGTGGCTTCTGGGTGGCGGGAGGAAGGATCGCGCCGCGTCTGCGCCACGCGCGAGAGTTGATCCGCGGCTGTGCGGAACACGACGTCGCGGAGTTGATTTACGACGTGATCGGCACCTCGGTTGCGTCGCAGGAATCGGTGGTCGCCACCTTCGCGCTCGCATTCGACGCCGAGCGACGTGGCGGCTCGATCGAGGCCGCATTGGGCGCGGCCGCGAGTCTGGGCGGCGATACCGACACGATCGCGGCAATGCTCGGCGCGATTCTCGGCGCGTGCTCGGGTTATGACGCGTTGCCGGCCGGACCTGTGGCGACGATTCGACGCGTGAACGCGCTCGATCTCGATCCGCTGGTCGACCGTTTGCTTGGATTGCGCGCCCGCACCGACTGA
- a CDS encoding purine-cytosine permease family protein — MASSRPSNSARQVETRGIEPVPPSECHGHPRQLFWVWFAANISILALPLGATLVAFQHLAIWQAALVAIVGAAGSFAIVGVISIAGRRGHAPSLTLSRAIFGVRGNIGPTIVSLLSRLGWETVNTTTAAYVLLSLATILFGTPAQASQAPVLTLVFIAVFVVLTLIVSGFGHATLLVIQKWSTYVFGVLNLVVAGFLATRIDWHAVFQVAPAPASAVVIGIGTIAAGTGIGWANAGADMSRYQAPSVKGPALVASAAFGAGIPLILLVTLGALLAVGNDQLASTSDPIAAIRDMLPTWMAIPYLITAFGGLLLSNYLSVYSAGLTTLTLGLKVKRVQAVVVDVVVIFSGSIYFMLIAGSFYGPFIGFISLLAVPITAWVGIFVVDLIHRQEYSATDLLDVSPGSAYWYKGGIEWRALSAWALAIVLGFCFLSTGAIHGVFANSWLGRNGLGWIVTFVIAAGVYAGLGGARHSAKNWKTA, encoded by the coding sequence ATGGCTTCGTCACGCCCGTCAAACAGCGCTCGCCAAGTCGAGACGCGCGGTATCGAACCGGTACCGCCCAGCGAATGCCATGGACATCCGCGCCAGCTCTTCTGGGTCTGGTTCGCGGCCAATATCAGCATTCTCGCTCTGCCGCTCGGCGCAACCCTCGTCGCTTTCCAGCATCTTGCGATCTGGCAGGCGGCACTGGTGGCGATCGTCGGCGCGGCGGGATCGTTCGCGATTGTCGGCGTGATCTCGATTGCCGGACGGCGCGGTCATGCGCCGAGCCTGACCCTGTCGCGAGCGATTTTCGGGGTACGCGGCAACATTGGCCCGACCATCGTCTCGCTGCTGTCGCGACTCGGCTGGGAGACGGTCAATACGACCACTGCCGCCTACGTGCTCCTCTCGCTCGCAACCATCCTGTTTGGCACGCCTGCGCAAGCCAGCCAGGCGCCGGTGCTCACGCTCGTGTTCATTGCCGTGTTCGTCGTGCTGACGTTGATCGTCTCAGGCTTCGGCCATGCCACCCTGCTGGTGATCCAGAAGTGGTCCACCTATGTGTTTGGGGTGCTGAATCTGGTGGTGGCCGGTTTTCTCGCGACGCGCATCGACTGGCATGCCGTGTTCCAGGTCGCACCGGCGCCGGCGAGCGCGGTCGTGATCGGCATCGGCACGATTGCCGCGGGCACCGGAATCGGCTGGGCCAATGCGGGTGCAGACATGTCGCGCTATCAGGCGCCGTCGGTCAAAGGTCCGGCTCTGGTGGCCTCGGCGGCATTCGGCGCAGGCATTCCGCTGATTCTGCTGGTCACGCTCGGCGCGTTGCTGGCGGTCGGCAACGATCAGCTCGCCTCGACCTCCGATCCGATTGCCGCAATTCGCGACATGTTGCCCACGTGGATGGCGATTCCTTATCTGATCACGGCGTTCGGTGGCCTGTTGCTGTCCAATTACCTGTCGGTCTATTCGGCGGGCTTGACGACGCTGACGCTGGGCCTGAAAGTCAAGCGGGTCCAGGCGGTGGTGGTGGACGTGGTGGTGATATTCAGCGGCTCGATCTACTTCATGCTGATTGCCGGCAGCTTTTACGGTCCGTTTATCGGTTTTATCTCGCTGCTTGCGGTGCCGATTACGGCTTGGGTCGGCATTTTTGTAGTCGATCTGATTCATCGTCAGGAGTACTCGGCAACCGATCTGCTGGATGTCTCGCCGGGTAGCGCATACTGGTACAAAGGCGGCATCGAGTGGCGCGCATTGAGTGCGTGGGCGCTCGCCATCGTGCTCGGATTCTGCTTCCTGTCGACCGGCGCGATTCATGGCGTATTCGCTAATTCATGGCTCGGCCGCAATGGTCTCGGCTGGATTGTCACTTTCGTGATCGCAGCAGGCGTGTATGCAGGCCTGGGCGGCGCACGCCATTCGGCAAAAAACTGGAAGACAGCATGA
- a CDS encoding PfkB family carbohydrate kinase encodes MIQAVPAKVSRLIHTGQVIVDLVMQIEALPAPGGDVLAANACFEAGGGFNVIAAARRSHMRVVYAGGHGSGRFGDVARAALEKEGVEIAGPQVTGEDTGLCVALVDARAERTFVSHIGAEGVLERSVLDGLQVTQDDIVYVSGYSLMLADKATVLLAWLEQLPAGTRVAFDPGPLVDAIDAMLLERVLSRVSIWTSNRVEALRFARTDDLDAAFDSIAARLPTDALTVVRDGERGCEIRVTAQRDHVPGFRVNAVDTNGAGDAHTGVFLAMLASGADAHTAAMRANAAAALAVTRHGPATAPDANEIDVFLDSRR; translated from the coding sequence ATGATTCAGGCAGTTCCCGCAAAAGTATCCCGATTGATTCATACGGGCCAGGTCATCGTCGATCTCGTCATGCAGATCGAGGCGTTGCCTGCGCCTGGGGGCGACGTGCTCGCCGCCAACGCGTGTTTCGAAGCAGGCGGCGGCTTCAATGTGATCGCCGCGGCACGTCGCAGTCACATGCGTGTGGTGTATGCAGGCGGTCATGGCAGCGGGCGTTTCGGCGACGTGGCGCGTGCGGCGCTCGAGAAAGAAGGCGTGGAGATTGCCGGTCCGCAAGTGACGGGCGAGGACACGGGCCTATGTGTGGCGCTCGTCGACGCGCGGGCTGAACGTACCTTCGTCTCGCATATCGGTGCGGAAGGTGTACTTGAACGGAGTGTGCTGGACGGGCTGCAGGTGACGCAGGACGATATCGTCTATGTGAGCGGCTATAGCCTGATGCTCGCGGATAAGGCCACGGTGCTGCTCGCGTGGCTGGAGCAGTTACCTGCAGGGACGCGCGTTGCGTTCGATCCGGGTCCGCTCGTCGACGCCATTGACGCCATGCTGCTCGAGCGTGTGTTGTCCCGCGTATCGATCTGGACAAGCAACCGCGTGGAAGCGTTGCGTTTCGCCAGGACGGACGACCTCGACGCGGCGTTCGACTCAATCGCCGCCCGCTTGCCAACCGATGCACTGACGGTGGTGCGCGATGGCGAGCGCGGGTGTGAGATACGCGTGACAGCGCAGCGCGATCATGTGCCGGGTTTCAGGGTGAACGCGGTCGACACCAACGGCGCCGGCGACGCCCACACCGGTGTATTCCTCGCCATGCTGGCGAGTGGCGCGGATGCGCACACAGCGGCTATGCGTGCGAACGCAGCGGCGGCGCTGGCCGTGACGCGCCATGGTCCGGCGACAGCTCCGGATGCCAACGAGATTGACGTCTTTCTGGACTCGCGTCGCTGA